A DNA window from Gillisia sp. Hel1_33_143 contains the following coding sequences:
- a CDS encoding penicillin-binding protein 1A — protein sequence MANPSKKTTSKPAKQTGFRKYIIGFWTLFGIGVLAIIILFLMAGWGAFGKMPKFEELENPETNLATEIYSSDGETLGKYYSENRTPIRYEDLPDHLIEALVATEDERFYQHSGIDAQGTLRAAIYLGQKGGASTITQQLAKLLFTQDVSQNFVGRVMQKFKEYIIAIRLERQYTKEEIITMYFNKYDFVYQAVGVRSAAKIYFGKEAKDLKIEESAVLVGMLKNAAYYNPVRRPELVENRRNQVLKQMQKNGFLTPEEKDSLQKLPMKLDFSPQGHDEGIATYFRVYLQGFMKDWIKNNPKPDGSEYNIYRDGLKIYTSIDSRMQKYAEEAVTEHMSRLQKEFNIQNQKNKTAPFRDVTPDEVNGIVNSAMKVSDRWRKMKAQGKSEDEIINSFSKKTEMRVFSWSGIKDTVMTPHDSIIYYKSFLNAGMMSMTPQTGEVKAWVGGINFKHFKYEHVKQARRQVGSTFKPFVYATAIDQLKMSPCDTLPRNRFTIEAGRMGNQNDWSPVNSDGKYSGMMTLKDALANSVNTVTARLIAKIGPKPVINLLDKLGVDTRNIPAVPAIALGTADMSVFEMVSAYSTFANEGVYVKPVIVNRIEDKNGTILYQQVPETRDVLSKETAYVTINLMEGVTQSGTGTRLRGNWAVNNSYYQKAMTGYPYDFKNPIAGKTGTTQNGSDGWFMGIVPNLVSGVWVGGEDRSVHFPSITFGQGAVMALPIWGSYMKKVYADKNLEVSSGAFPRPENLSIEINCREYGKENSDSQLIPDELDF from the coding sequence ATGGCAAACCCATCTAAAAAAACTACATCAAAACCAGCAAAGCAAACTGGTTTTAGAAAATATATTATTGGCTTCTGGACTCTTTTTGGAATAGGAGTGCTTGCAATTATTATCCTGTTCTTAATGGCTGGATGGGGAGCGTTTGGAAAAATGCCCAAATTTGAAGAACTAGAAAACCCGGAAACCAATTTAGCTACAGAGATCTATTCATCTGATGGAGAAACTTTGGGTAAATATTATAGTGAAAATAGAACTCCTATTAGGTATGAAGATCTTCCAGATCATTTAATAGAGGCTTTGGTAGCCACAGAAGATGAAAGGTTTTATCAGCATTCTGGAATAGATGCTCAAGGAACTTTAAGAGCAGCGATCTACTTGGGTCAAAAAGGTGGGGCCAGTACCATTACGCAACAATTGGCAAAATTGTTATTCACTCAAGATGTCTCTCAGAATTTTGTGGGAAGAGTGATGCAAAAATTTAAAGAATACATTATCGCTATTCGTTTGGAACGCCAGTATACCAAAGAAGAGATCATTACCATGTACTTCAATAAATATGATTTTGTGTATCAGGCAGTTGGAGTACGTTCTGCAGCAAAGATCTATTTTGGGAAAGAAGCTAAAGATCTTAAAATTGAAGAAAGCGCAGTTTTAGTTGGAATGCTAAAAAATGCCGCTTATTACAATCCTGTAAGAAGACCTGAATTGGTGGAAAATCGACGTAATCAAGTGTTAAAGCAAATGCAGAAGAACGGATTTTTAACTCCAGAAGAAAAAGATTCACTTCAGAAATTGCCTATGAAACTAGATTTTTCTCCTCAAGGTCATGACGAGGGAATTGCCACTTATTTTAGAGTGTATCTGCAAGGCTTTATGAAAGATTGGATCAAGAACAATCCAAAACCTGATGGAAGTGAATATAATATATATCGTGATGGATTAAAGATCTATACAAGTATAGATTCCAGAATGCAGAAATATGCTGAAGAGGCAGTTACAGAGCATATGTCTAGACTCCAAAAAGAATTTAACATACAGAACCAAAAGAATAAAACTGCACCCTTTAGAGATGTAACTCCAGATGAGGTAAATGGCATTGTTAATAGTGCTATGAAGGTTTCAGACAGATGGCGCAAGATGAAAGCTCAAGGAAAATCTGAGGATGAGATCATTAATTCTTTTAGCAAGAAAACAGAGATGCGCGTTTTTAGTTGGAGCGGTATTAAAGACACCGTTATGACACCTCATGACTCTATAATTTATTATAAATCTTTCTTAAACGCGGGGATGATGTCTATGACGCCTCAAACCGGAGAAGTTAAAGCATGGGTTGGAGGAATTAACTTTAAACATTTTAAATATGAGCACGTAAAACAGGCCAGAAGGCAGGTAGGTTCTACCTTCAAACCTTTTGTGTATGCTACTGCCATAGATCAGTTAAAAATGTCTCCTTGTGATACCTTGCCAAGAAACAGATTTACTATTGAAGCAGGGAGAATGGGCAATCAAAACGATTGGTCTCCTGTAAATAGTGATGGTAAATATTCAGGAATGATGACGCTTAAAGATGCTTTAGCAAATTCTGTAAACACGGTCACTGCTAGATTAATTGCTAAAATTGGTCCTAAACCTGTTATTAATTTGTTAGATAAATTGGGAGTAGACACCAGAAATATACCAGCAGTACCTGCTATTGCGCTTGGTACAGCAGATATGAGTGTTTTTGAGATGGTTTCGGCATATAGCACCTTTGCAAATGAAGGTGTGTACGTAAAACCCGTTATTGTAAATAGAATTGAAGACAAGAACGGAACCATACTCTATCAACAAGTCCCTGAAACTAGAGATGTATTAAGTAAAGAAACTGCATATGTAACCATAAATCTTATGGAAGGGGTTACCCAATCTGGAACCGGAACTCGTTTACGTGGTAACTGGGCAGTAAATAATTCTTATTACCAGAAAGCAATGACCGGATATCCTTACGACTTTAAAAACCCTATTGCTGGTAAAACAGGAACTACTCAAAATGGTAGTGATGGTTGGTTTATGGGGATAGTGCCAAATCTCGTATCTGGAGTTTGGGTTGGGGGAGAAGATAGATCTGTCCATTTCCCATCAATTACTTTCGGTCAGGGAGCTGTAATGGCTTTACCAATTTGGGGGTCTTACATGAAAAAAGTGTACGCAGATAAAAATCTGGAGGTGTCTTCGGGAGCTTTTCCAAGACCAGAAAATCTTTCTATAGAAATTAATTGTAGAGAGTATGGCAAAGAAAATTCAGATTCTCAATTGATTCCTGATGAATTAGATTTTTAA
- a CDS encoding gliding motility lipoprotein GldH, with the protein MHKLFLPVLLVFLGCLVLSCDSNRVYDEYQTIPSTWNKDSIVTFNLKTIDSVKPYNVFINIRNNSDFDYSNLFLIAQIKFPQGKVITDTLEYEMAAPNGEWLGTGFGDVKESKLWYKQNVIFEETGNYKFSLQQAMRKNGNVEGIENLEGITEVGFRIEDIQN; encoded by the coding sequence ATGCATAAATTGTTTTTACCGGTTTTGTTAGTATTTCTAGGATGTTTAGTGCTCTCTTGTGACTCTAACAGGGTTTATGACGAATACCAAACAATTCCTTCTACATGGAATAAAGACTCTATAGTTACGTTTAATCTAAAAACTATAGATTCTGTAAAACCTTATAATGTATTTATCAATATCAGAAATAACAGTGATTTTGATTATAGCAACCTGTTCTTGATCGCTCAAATTAAATTTCCTCAGGGTAAAGTAATTACAGATACTCTAGAGTATGAAATGGCCGCTCCCAACGGGGAATGGCTTGGTACTGGTTTTGGAGATGTTAAAGAAAGTAAGCTGTGGTACAAGCAAAATGTAATATTTGAAGAAACTGGTAATTATAAATTTTCCCTTCAGCAAGCCATGAGAAAAAATGGCAATGTAGAAGGAATTGAAAACCTTGAAGGTATTACCGAGGTGGGTTTTCGTATAGAGGATATCCAAAATTAA
- a CDS encoding stage 0 sporulation family protein produces the protein MGCSTCATGKDGSPKGCKNNGTCGTDGCNKLTVFDWLSNMSLPNGVEPFNCVEIRFKNGRKHFFKNTENLTLSIGDVVATEASPGHDVGIVTLTGELVRVQMKKKKVKEDSEEVLKIYRKATQRDIDVWQEARDREDKMKVRAREIAIRLNLHMKISDIEFQGDASKATFYYTAEERVDFRQLIKEFAREFNTRIEMRQIGFRQEAARLGGIGSCGRELCCSTWLTDFRSVNTSAARYQQLSLNPQKLAGQCGKLKCCLNYELDTYLDALKSFPRTEEKLYTKKGTAVCQKIDIFQGFLWYAYEGDWMNWHKLTPEKANLVIKANKDKEPVASLEEYEVVVTADANANPDFNNVVGQDSLTRFDKPKTATKKRRKSTKRKKGKPSNNNNA, from the coding sequence ATGGGATGTAGCACTTGTGCGACCGGAAAAGATGGTTCGCCTAAAGGTTGTAAGAATAATGGAACGTGTGGAACAGATGGATGCAATAAATTAACAGTTTTTGATTGGCTTTCTAACATGTCTTTACCAAATGGAGTAGAACCTTTTAATTGTGTCGAGATTAGGTTTAAGAACGGAAGAAAGCACTTTTTTAAAAATACTGAAAACTTAACCTTAAGCATCGGCGATGTAGTAGCTACAGAAGCTTCACCAGGACACGATGTGGGAATTGTAACGCTAACCGGAGAATTGGTTAGAGTGCAAATGAAGAAGAAGAAAGTTAAAGAAGACAGTGAAGAAGTTTTAAAAATATATAGAAAAGCTACGCAAAGAGATATTGATGTATGGCAAGAAGCTAGAGATCGTGAGGATAAGATGAAAGTTCGCGCTCGTGAGATCGCTATTCGTTTAAATCTACATATGAAGATTAGCGATATTGAATTTCAAGGAGACGCTTCTAAAGCCACCTTTTATTATACAGCAGAAGAACGCGTAGATTTTAGACAATTAATAAAAGAATTTGCAAGAGAATTCAATACCAGAATTGAAATGCGCCAGATAGGTTTCCGTCAGGAAGCAGCTAGATTGGGTGGTATTGGTTCTTGTGGAAGAGAATTGTGTTGTTCAACTTGGTTAACAGACTTTAGATCTGTAAATACCTCTGCAGCTAGATATCAGCAATTATCACTTAATCCGCAAAAATTAGCAGGACAATGTGGTAAACTTAAATGTTGTTTAAATTACGAATTAGATACATATTTAGATGCTTTAAAATCATTTCCAAGAACCGAAGAAAAGTTATATACTAAGAAAGGTACTGCAGTATGTCAAAAAATAGACATATTTCAGGGATTTTTATGGTATGCTTATGAGGGAGATTGGATGAATTGGCATAAGCTTACTCCAGAGAAAGCAAATCTCGTTATTAAAGCCAATAAAGATAAGGAGCCAGTTGCAAGTTTAGAAGAGTACGAAGTGGTAGTAACTGCAGATGCTAATGCAAATCCAGATTTTAATAATGTGGTTGGGCAAGATAGTTTAACTCGTTTTGATAAGCCTAAAACAGCTACTAAGAAACGTAGAAAGAGTACCAAACGTAAAAAAGGTAAACCTTCAAATAATAACAATGCATAA